A stretch of DNA from Papio anubis isolate 15944 chromosome 4, Panubis1.0, whole genome shotgun sequence:
CAGCCATAGGTAGCACACTGGGATTTGTTTCTGTCTTCAAGCAGACGGGAAACTCAGGGAAGAAGCACAAAATGCCTTTCAGACTTTATTCCTCCCATGTTTCTGGTTCCAATACTGGTTACATTTATTTGTCCTTGCTATAGTAAGATGTCCAGAGTGAAAGATAACTGAGCTGTCTGGGACCTGCCACCCAAATGGCTGTCACCCAGTCTAAATAAATGTCCTCAggcaccaaaaatacaaaaacttcgCCTGAATCAAGGCATCTAAACATCTCAATTGTTTCTTCATGAAGGTATGCTCCTTCCctaaatcagaaaaatagaaatcagaaagAGAATATGAATTCATAATCTGATTCGTCTTTATTATTTGATTCAACTAAATATatttacacactttttttttactttccaacttttatttcaggttcaaggggtacatgcacaggtttgttacatgggtaagttgTGTGTCACAAGGGTGTGGTGTACAggtaattttgtcacccaggaaACCAGCATAACACCAAATAGGCAGTTTTTCAATCTtcaccctcctctcaccctccaccctcaagtaaaccctggtgtctattgttcccttctttgtgtccatggcACACACATTTTCTAGAAGTTATCATGTTAAGGGTTATATGGAATCCAAAAGTATTAATGGCAACGGTCCATGCTCTTTTAAATGGATTAATGTTGACAGTAACCTGATATTGTCGAGGGGAAGAAAATGGATGACAAAGATTATGCCCTCAAACGATGTACAAAGTGCTCAACATTTAAAACATCTTACCCTATATCTACCCAGAAGAAGGTTCCAGATTTCTCTTCACATATCACCCATCTCTCAAAATAATCTGCTCAGCCATGGAAAGAACACCACTGTCTTGAAACCAAGAAGCAAACTCGAGTGTAGAAGCCACATCCCAGTGCAGGTGGGACAGAAAGATAGAACAAAACTGGGATGTTGACACCCACAGACCCAGACTGCCTACTCCTTGGCTTCCTGACATGAGATACAGGAAGCCCCTGATGTTTTTAAACCATTATTATTGGAGTTCTCTGAGTTTTAACCTGTTTCCTAACCTCagcagaaagagagggagaaagagaaacgcAATGGAGATTCCAATTAACCTTCTCTAGAGGAAATCTAGAACAACACTTAGAATTATAGAACTTCGCAAGATTCTCTGATTTTGGCAATCTTACTGTGCTTCAAATTTCTGTTCTAGTCTCTGTCACTGTGATAATTAGCAATAAAATCATTCAGAACCTCCATGACTCATGTCTGTTTCCTCAGGGACAGCCAGCAAGAGGAGACTATGTCCCACTTCACACCTAGGCGTGGAATGTAAAGAGCAGTAAGGAATAgctaccatgtgaagaaaggAACACTCTAGCTCTGAGTCACATCCCAAAGGAGACGGGAGAGCTCAGGGAGCCAACAGCCCTGGACAACAGAGAGGCCCTCTGGAGTCTACTGCCCACTTCTGCCATGCCCAGGAGTGTGCTGAACGCTGCCCTGGTCTCATGTATCTGGATCCCCCGAGTTGTTGCATGACTATCTATATTCTGATGCCAGGTGGCCTCAGCCTTGATCACAGTGTCTATCCTGATTCCAACCTACCTACACAGGTGAGGTGATTCTTGTGACTTGATTCTACCTCTTATTATCAGCCTAATGTCTGAAACCTTTTTCCAGATTTCCCCAACTTGTATCTTCTCTCTCCATTATAATCCCCTACTATTCACCCCCGCCtgcaatttatttatctatcaatAGCTGATACATCACAAGGCGGGATGTATTTGCCTCTCAGGCCCTTAAAGCCATGAaccctcttcccttcccacaaGTCATACCATGTCCCGCCCCTCCCCCCAACCTAAGGGTGTCTCTAACTGAAGAGATCCCAGGCACTTCGGTTACCTATGGTaacttatcttttaaatttttaaggagTTTTTTGGCTTGGGACATTTCCTGGACATTTTTGGTTAGTTTGCTGACGTTCTCCTGTGTATGGGGATACCCGGACcacccacttttctttctcagattaTTGACCATTGTTAAAAGAGCTTTCACCTGGGTTTCCTGGGCCTGGCCAGTTTCTTTGTTGTTAAAAGCACAATAACGCCGCTCACACTTTTTAATAATGTTCTTAAGGGCTTTGTTATCTGAGTTCCCGACGAAGTCTTCCAACTTCCCTGTCCCTAGGTCTTCCTTCCGGGTGAACAGCACAATCGTGTATTTCATAAAGTCTGCTCCAAAGATGGCCTCCAGTTGTGCCACCGCTGTTTTGTCCTCTTCAGTGAATCGTCCCAGCTGGAACACCAGGACAAAAAATGTGTCCCCTTTTTCACAGCAGGACAAACAGCGCTTGACCTCCTCTTCTAACTGGGATGGGTCCTTTTCGACATTCAGCATCTGGTCGAAGGAAGGAGTGTccacaaccaccacctcctgtCCGTCCCAGGTCCTTCTGCCACTCTGGCTGGTCTTGGTGACCGGCTGGGCCCGGAGCTGAGAGGTGAAGATGAGGCTCCCCAGGATAGAGTTCCCGGTCGCACTCTTCCCAGTCCCACTTCTCCCCACGAGGACAATGCTCAGGGTTTCTGTCAAAGGAAAGTGGGAAAGATTCGTGACCATGGGCTGATCTGAAATTGGATTTTAAAGTTATCCCATGAAGCAACATTATATCACTAAAACAAACAGGATGCTCAAACAGCATCAAGGCCTCCTTCTCACCCAAGCAGGGGGATCTCCAAACACGGGAATGACTTGAACCAGTTCGCTTAGTCTGTGGACTCACGGCAGGACTTGGACTACAGTCTCCATCCAGGGTTCATCCACCAATGTGGCACTGTTCCTATCACTGAATTGGCTCTGCTCCCTTTTTGCAGCACCTTCCAGACTCCCTGGCACCTGTGAGTGCCCCCTGACCTTCTTACTCTCTACTTCCCTCAGCCAGGTCCCGTGTACACATCTTATCCCTTTGTCTTCTGTTCCTGTTACAACTACATCTTCTCACTCCCAACTACTGCTAACTATAGCAACATCTCCTTACAGTATTTAAAGAATTATTCTGTAAAATTGACTTTCATGAAAAAGGAACTCTACATACCACTGATAGATTACCAGTTTCCTTagttatataaaaattcatttctcaTTGAAACCACATTGAACTTAATTGCCTTTCACTGATGAGTCAAAGAAACTGCATGGTTATAATAATGAATATCCACTAACACTATTGGGTGTGTGGTGTCCatgatggagaaagagaaagaatttccCTATAAATGGAATTTACAGATGCATAGAGACCTTACAATATGTGTTCTTTGCAGATTGTCCTTATGCTTTTGCACTTGCACTGTGACAGTCCAGTGCTCATTCAAGTCTCTTCATAGTTCTCTTCCATTATGAATTTCATATCAAATAGCTAATATCTACTTCAATgcaaaggaggaagaaagcacATCTCATGCTCTTCCTTCAAGGGGAAATTATTAACCTGTTTATCCTGAACCTTCAACTTCATAGTTATGCTCAGCAGATAAACAATAGCTTAATCTTCCAACACTCCCATATTTGTCATATATTTCAGTCCCTACTTCTGTACCTACAGAGGGTATGATTCTCATATACCTCTGAAATCCGACCTCACTCCCCATCCCATATTCTCTAATTCAATATTCTTAATATTCAATGTCTTAATCTTCAACGTTCTTGGAAGATTTCCTTTAGAGATGTGAACCCCCATCTCCACCAAGATTATTCTTTTTTGTCCCCTAACAAGTGACATGCTTAACCTGACATCTTTGCTTCAGATTGCTGGTGTACTCTCTGGAATATCTTCCAGCTTTCTGCTCAGCCATTTAATCCCTACTCATTCTCTAAAACCTGTTTCAAATTGGGTTTTCTACACACAGCCTCTCCTGAATTTCCCACATATCTGTACTTCTAAAGGAGGGTTCAATAAGAAGATATGCTCCTTTGGGTTTTATACTCTTCCTGGATGAGGGTGtttgaagcaggaaaaaaaccGGATGAGTAAGAATGGGAAGGACCTCAGCATAGGTAAACTGAACATGTAACACTAAGTGGGTGAGGAGTCCTTCTTAAGTAGTAAAAAGAGCAGTGTGCCAAGCTCTGGGCAACAGTACACTGTGGGGAAACAAAGGGTTGGAAAGCATCAGCTCCGTTCCTCAAGACCCACATCATCCAGTGGAAGAGATAGTAGGGatcatgaaaaaattaaagatcagTTCAAGAGAATGCACATGGAAAGGCTCTAACTTCGGTACAATTTgagaagcaaagagagagaaaagagttaGTGAATAGAACAGACCtgtccttcctttatttttctgccagtttcaatttcttttcttttgtaattcaacttttagtttaggtacaggtacatatgcaccatagaataataggcagccataaaaaaagaatgaaatcctgtcctttgcagtaacatagatagagctggaggctgtcatcctaagcaaattaacacagaaacagaagacCTGTCCTTTTTATCTTCTCTAtgccttttagaaaataaaaagttattgtatattttatacttatttttaaatgatacataaaaaatatatattctattcacAGTTTTACCTTTTTCTCTGAAAACACAATGCTTGTTCCCATTCTGATGCACCATGCTCTCAATTTTTTCCAGGAGCTCGTCCACCTGCCTTTGCTCTTCTTCTCCTGTTGCCCGGTAGTTGAAGGCAATGTATCtgtttttacatttctgaatGAGACTATGGGGAGTTTCACTGCTCCTTCTTAAGACTGTATCTAGATCCTGATCCCCTAAATCTTCTTTCCTGGTAAAGAGTATGACCATGTACTCAAAGAATTTTTCTCCAAAACTGCTTTGGATGGTGTTCAGCACTGCCTCATCATTCTTAGTGTAAAAGCCCAGTGGTGTCACCAGCAGGAAGGCATGGGGGCCTGTACAGATGTGTTTTCTAACTTCTGAGCCAATGTTCTTTAAAGTTGAGATGTCCGGAGTATCAATgatcaaaactttcttttttctccagctTCTGCTCTCAGACGAGAAGCTCTGGGTTACTGACCGCTCACTAAATCCGGTCTGAAAGGCCCGCCTCCCCAGAATGCTGTTTCCTGCTGCACTTTTTCCAGCACCGCGTTTCCCCACGAGGAGAACTGTCAGTTCTGATGTCCCCAGATCCTGCTCGGGTCCTGTGGACTGCAGCTGCCTCTCCCTTGGGCCTGTGGGACAAATGGACAGGTTCAGAGTCTCTTCCTGCAGTTGAATATGGATGTGGGCAGGTTTTATGATTTCTCATCCCGGCCAACTTGTATAGAGAATGGCAACAACACTGTAAACCAGCAGAACTCTACTCTTGGCCAGAGGCTCTCCATCGAGGTAAAAGCCACAAACAGGGGCAGGAGTGAACTAAAAGATATTCATGGAGCTTAAGATTCCCCAGGAACACGAACATGCCAACTTTGGCCTTCATTGATCTTGGTCCTCAGGGTTCCCCTCATTTTGTTATCAAAGGTAAGTACTGGGACCTACCAAAGGTAAGTACTTACCAAAGGTAAGTACTTACcaaaggctaaggcaggagcagGGAGAATCTGATTTTCAAATGCCCCTTGGTGTTATAAAATCAAATACgctcagcaatttaaaaaaaaaaaaggtgaactaGTGATATGCAATATAGATGGATCTCAAAAAACacactaagtaaaagaagcaagACACAAAAACTGCATACTATGTGATTCTACAATCTGAAGTTGAAGAACAGACCAAAT
This window harbors:
- the GIMAP8 gene encoding GTPase IMAP family member 8 produces the protein MWEQSCQMSELRLLLLGKCRSGKSATGNAILGKDVFKSKFSDQIVTKMCQRESQVLRERKIVVIDTPDLFSSIACAEDKQGNIQRCLELSAPSLHALLLVIAIGHFTREDEETVTGIQQVFGAEARRHIIIVFTRKDDLGDDLLQDFIENNKSLKQLVQDCEGRYCIFNNKADSKDERITQVSDLLCKVECLVNMNGGPYRVNFKTEGSRFQDCVNEAASQEGDKPHGPRERQLQSTGPEQDLGTSELTVLLVGKRGAGKSAAGNSILGRRAFQTGFSERSVTQSFSSESRSWRKKKVLIIDTPDISTLKNIGSEVRKHICTGPHAFLLVTPLGFYTKNDEAVLNTIQSSFGEKFFEYMVILFTRKEDLGDQDLDTVLRRSSETPHSLIQKCKNRYIAFNYRATGEEEQRQVDELLEKIESMVHQNGNKHCVFREKETLSIVLVGRSGTGKSATGNSILGSLIFTSQLRAQPVTKTSQSGRRTWDGQEVVVVDTPSFDQMLNVEKDPSQLEEEVKRCLSCCEKGDTFFVLVFQLGRFTEEDKTAVAQLEAIFGADFMKYTIVLFTRKEDLGTGKLEDFVGNSDNKALKNIIKKCERRYCAFNNKETGQAQETQVKALLTMVNNLRKKSGWSGYPHTQENVSKLTKNVQEMSQAKKLLKNLKDKLP